ATTAGATAATATGCGCTGTTTTTTGGATAAAAAGGATGTGACCAAACATTTACGCAAAAAAGAGGTCGACGATGCTGTATCCAAAGTTTCTGCATTTAAAGAGGTGCGTACATTTATTGTCGAGTTACAACGCGCATATGGAAAACACAACGGAATTTTTGAAGGTAGAGATATGGGAACAACAGTGTTTCCCGATGCCGATTTGAAAATTTTTCTTAACGCATCTCCAAAAATACGTGCTCAACGCCGCTTTTTAGAAATGCAAACAAAAGAATCAAAACTTGAAGATATCGAAAAAGAGCTGCAAGAAAGAGACCATCTCGATACCACGCGTAAAATCTCACCTCTTCGCCAGCCAGATGATGCGTTTTTTATCGATACTTCGTATTTATCCATCGCAGAAGTCGTAGAAAAAATTGAGTATTACTACGAGCTTATCGAAAAACAAAAACAAAAACTTAATAAATTTTTTGTTTTTTCCAGGTTTCTTTTCAAAGTCCTTTTTAAGATATTCTATCGATACAAAGTATACGGGAAAGAACACCTTTCTAAAGGAGCTGCCATCATCGCTTCTCACCACGCTTCTTTCATCGATCCTATTTTTGTGGGCGTCGCTTCAAACGATCCTATTCACTATTTTGCTAGAAAATCCTTATTCAAAAACAAATTACTAAAGTTTATTTTTAAAAGAATCTACACCTATCCAATTGGACGAGGGGGACTCGATCTAAAAGCTATCAAAGTGGCGCAAAACTTTTTGCGTGATGGAAAAAAAATTGTCCTTTTCCCAGAAGGCACACGTTCGCCTGATGGTACTATTCAACCTCTCCGAGAGGGGGCGGCTCTCATCGCAATTCGGACACATACCAAAATTATTCCAACACATCTTATCGGCACATTTAAAGTTTGGCCAAAATCAAAAAAATTCCCAAGACTTTTTGGGAAAATCGTTTGCATTTTTGGCTCTCCTCTCGATCCTAAACTCTGGGGAATGTATGGAAGAAAAGAAGCGCAAATACAAATTACAAAAGCACTTGCTGATAAACTTCATGAACTCGATGAGTGGTATAAAAAAGGAGCTAAAGGCTCCCCTCCATAAAAAATAATGACATTTTAGAAGTGCTTTTAATCTAGGGAGATCTTCTTGCCCATGTCAAAACGTTCGACTTTTTCCAGGCCCTCTTCACTGAAAACAACTTTTTCTCCATGCAATTGGCCGTTTACGAAAACTTGTTTGATCTTTGGCGATCCATCTTCAAAGTATTTGTTGAACTTACCATTTTTTACGCCATGAGTATATTCTGCTTCGAAAATGAGTGTTCCTTTATTATTCCATTCCACACAAAGCCCATTAAACTGACCATCTTTATGTCTGTAGATAGAAGCAACGCGTCCATTTTTAAAATAGGTTTTTTCTTCGCCCTGTTTTTGATCATTTGAAAAACTCATCTCTTTAAAAACACGCCCATCAGGAAAATATTGAATCGCAGGTCCTTCTTGTTTGTCATTTTTAAATTCTATTGTCATTGCAAGTTTCCCATCTTCAGAATAAAGTGTGGATATTCCGTCCCGTTTTCCTTTATTGAAAAGCGTGGATGCCATTTTTGTCCCAGCCACGTTGTATTCTGACAATTCTTGATCAAGTTCATCGTCTATAAATATCCCATGTTGAGCCATCACTTTTCCATATTTTTCACTTTCTGGAAAATAGACAATGTATTCGCCATTTTTTACGCCATTTTTGTATTCGACAATGGTTTCTCTACCCTCTTGATCTTTTTGGAAAAAACGCCCGTTGAGCTTACCATTGATATGGTTCTTTTCTTCTATTAAAGTTCCTTCAATATCAAATTTCTTTAACGCGTTTTCCAAAACACCATCTTCATAACAAGCGATGGTTTGTAATTTACCATTTGGATGGAAAAATTTTTGCTCGCCATCCATCTTTCCTTCCTTGAACACGTTTTCTTTTGCAAGAACTTGCTGCTTTTCTAAAGCATCTTTAGCGTAATATTCTAATTGTTTTCCTTCTGGAGTACCTTCTTTGTAAAAATGGACTAAATGGGGCGATCCATCTTCAAACCAAGTAAAAAACTCGCCTTCAATTTTTCCTTCGTTGTAAATAGCTGTGTTTTGCAACTGCCCATTTTCATACCAAAATTCTTCCTTCCCATGTTTCTTTCCTTTTTCAAAATGCATCACGCTCTTTTTTTTGTTTTTTGCCCACCAGCTTTCTATTGTTCCTTGCGGCTCACCATTTGCAAAATAGCCCACAAGTACCAAATCGCCATTTTCATTCCACTCTTCATGTTTACCATCGAGTTTGCCCAAGTTATAGTTTGCCATGGAGTGCACTTTACCATTTTCATACCACTGTTTCGTCATGCCATCGAACTGACCATTCTTGTAAATTGCATCGACACTAATTTGTCCATTAGAAAACCATTGTTTATAAGGGCCATGCAAAGTATTTTCTTCAAATCCAATATCAAATTCTTTTTGCCCGCTTCTTAACCATTTTTCAAATCTTCCGTTTTGTTTCCCTTCTTTGTAATAAGCAATGACTTCTATTTTTCCATTGTCAAAATAGATGGTATTTTTACCCTCAATTTGTCCATTTTTATAGTAGTGCTCCAAATGAATCGCGCCATTTTCAAACCATTCTTTATATAGACCTTCTAACTTTTCATCTACGAGTGTATATTCTTTAAATTTCGTGCCACTTTCAAACCATTCTTCAATAGGTCTTTTCAATTTTCCATTTCGATCAAACTCGCCAACATAGGCATATTTGCCATTTTCATGCTTGCGGTAATGTTTCCCAAGATATTTTCCTAAATCAAATTGACCTTCTCCAACCAAACTGCCATCTTTTGCAAAAAACTCTTCTTTTCCATGTCTTCTGCCATCCACATATTCAATATTGTAACTAGGGATTCCGTTTGGATGAAACATCTGATGTCTACCATGAGGCACGCCTTCTTTTAAATTGCGCACTTCGATGACATTTTGATCATCATCATATTCTACAATAGCGGGTACAGTTTCTGTAGAATGCAGTTTATTGTCTTGAAAATGTTGTTTTGTTTTGACGTTTCCAGACTCATACCACTCTGTCATCAAACCAACAGCCTGACCCTTTTCATGGGTCGCCTCAATACGGTTGGTTTTGTTTGGATAATAGCCATAAGTTTTTCCATCAAGCATTCCATCTCTATATTCTCTTTCTTGCTGCAAAGCTCCATCTTCAAAAAAGACTTCCATTTTACCTTCAGGCTTACCTTGAATAAACTGCAATTGAGATTTCAAATTGCCGTTAGGATAAAAAAGACGTATAATGCCATCGACAATACCATCGACAAAATAGGTGAGTTTTTCCAAATTCCCTGTTTTAAAAAACTCCACACTTCCACCATGAGGAAGCACCACCCATTTATCTTCAAAAACTTCATAGCCTTTTGCTTTAAGCTCATCTGTTGCAGCCACGCATTTAAGATCTACTTCTACTCGAATTTTCCCATTTTCCCAAAGTTGTACTTGCTTAACTGGAAGCAATTGATCATTTTCAAATGGAGCAAAAAAGACGATTTTTTTAGCATTCCCATCTTGAAAAGCTTCTGTGACTTTAATTTCCCAACCCGGTTCTTTTGGTCTTAACCCATACATTTCCGTCTGTTGATTAGCAACAGCAAAACTAAAGAAAAAAACAAACAATAAAATGATTTTTTTAAATCCCATGATCCCTCGATATTTTTTTGCTCAGTTTACTATTTTTAAGGCTTTTGGTAAAGTCGCAGATTTTGATAATATTGAGAGATAATGTCGTAGCTTTTTTTTTCAAGCTATGTTACCAAGGGAATACAAAGAAAAATTCACGTTATGAGTACTACAGAAAAAATTGAAATCAAATTGGCTCCCCATTCAAAAGAATCGGAAATGCTTGTTTTAGGATGTATGCTTTCTTATGAAAATGCCCTAAATGTCTGTGCCGATGGTTTGGATGATACCGATTTTTACTTCACCGAACATCAAACCATCTTCTACGTATTAAAAGATCTCTACAAGCAAGATAAACCTGCAGATATCCATCTTGTTGCAGAAGAATTAAAACGCAAAAAAAAACTTGGAACTATTGGTGGTGTTGCCTATTTGATAGCGCTTGCGCAATATGCAGGCACTTCTGCTAATATTGAAGAATATATTGATATTGTAAAAGGTAAGGCTTTGCTTCGTCGCATGATCAATGCCGCACAAATTGTCGAAAAAAAAGCCCTTGCAGATCCGAAAGACGTTCAAGAAGTCTTAGACGAAGCACAACAGCGTTTTTTTGAGATCAACCAAAAAGCCAATCCTAATGCAGGACTTTTGGTCAAAGACTTACTTTCTGGAGTGCGCTCAAAAACACATCTTCCATTTCTTAAAGAATTGGAAGGGAGGCAAGAAGAATTTCAAAAAAAAGGACCTAATGAATCTAAAATCACAGGCCTTCCTAGCGGTTTTATTGATCTTGATAGAATCGTCAATGGGCTTGGTGCTTCTAATTTAATTATTTTAGCAGCAAGACCCGCAATGGGTAAAACAGGTTTTGCGATCAACATGGCAGAAAAAATCTGTTTTGATCTCAAAAAACCCGTGGGCATTTTTTCTTTAGAGATGTCTTCTGAACAAATTATGCAACGCATGATTTCTTCTAGATCTGAAGTAGAAAGCGAAAAAATTTTAACCGGCTCTCTTAATGGAGAGGAATACCAACGCGTTGTCGACGAGTGCAACAAAATGCAAGGGGGCACCATGGTGATCGATGACCAAGGTGGCATCAGAATCACAGACTTGCGTTCTAGAGCGCGTCGTATGAAAGAAATCTATGATATCCAGGTCCTTTTTATCGACTATTTACAGCTCATTTCTGGATCTGGGCACACACGCGCCATTGAAAACAGACAGATGGAAGTGTCTGAAATTTCACGTATGCTCAAAGCCCTTGCCAAAGAGCTCGACATCCCTGTTGTCTGTCTATCACAACTTTCTAGAAGAGTGGAAGAGCGCACAGGACATCGCCCTCAGATGTCTGACTTAAGAGAATCTGGATCGATTGAACAAGATGCTGATGTAGTGATCTTCATGCTTCGTCCTGACTATTATGATCCCAACGATAGACCTGGACTTACAGAAATCATTGTAGGTAAAAATCGACATGGACGCACAGGAAATACAGAAATTACGTTCCTACCACGTTTTGCACAATTTGCAAATCTTGCCAAAGACAATTAGCTTTTAATAACCTGAGTTTTGGGTTTAGTTTATTCAGTATCACGAGGAGATGGCTCTTAAATTCTTGGGATTTTTACCGCAGGGAATGGTCAAAAGGCCATTTTTCAGGTAAAAAGCGTGAGAAGAAAGAGTTATCTCCCTGAGAATGAATGAAATAAACCCAAAACTCAGGTTAATAGACTGACCTTATGCATTAAATTAGTAGATATCAAACGAGCAGTTGTGGTCAAAAGATGATTGTATTTTCAAAGGTGTTGGGTTTTGAATGCCTAATTTTGAGACGTATTCAAAAGAAAAATTTTCAATGCGCTGATTATTAACAAAAATATCTTTGACACCTTCTAGATAAACAGATTTGAAAAGCTCAAAAAGCATGCTCTTGGGCATTTCATCAAAAATCAAGCTACAAAAAAAGCCTTTTTCATCTTGTTCAATGAGTAAATTAACTTGTGTATCATAATGAAATGCCATGTGTTTGGCAATTTGCATACGATTGACAAGTGCATTGACGGAACGATCGAAGCGTTTTTTATTTGTGACTTTTCTTCCTGGAAAAACCAACACAACCAGAGTGGTTGTCATTAAAACAAAGATCGCTACAAACTCAATGAGCGTAAAAAATCGTCTATTTTTTAACTTTACCATCTTCTCCAAGGTGTATAGAGGTGACAATAATTTCCCCATTTTCTTCACGGACCTTAAAAGCTTCTCCCCAACCATCACAGAGCAAAGCGTCGGCCTTTTTCACAAGGCCCGATTTTTCTAAAAAACCTTTCTTGTTTTTCATAAATTTTTCAAACGTCTTTCCTTGTGACATCTCTAACGCAATCACTTCTTTTAATCGTTCTGCCGCTTGTTGCGTTTTCATCTCTTTTCCTTTCGTGATAGAACCTTGCACGTTATAGGCAATTACAGAAGAAATCATGCCGATAAGCACAATCACCACCATCAATTCAATCAGTGTAAGATAAAAGCGTTTCTTTCTTTTCATAAAAAATAAGGTTATCACACCAAAGCATTTTTTTTCAAACATCCAAGCTTACATTTGTTAAGGGCATTAAAATAGAGAGAATGATCAATCCCACAAAAAGCCCTAAAAAAATAATCAAAGCAGGCTGCAAAAGCGCCATTAAGCGCATAAGTTTTTTTTCCATATTTTCTTCAAACATATTGGCAATATTTGAAAAACTTTGATGCAAGCTTGCGCTCTCTTCTCCTATTTTCAACATTTGAACGAGCGTTGGAGAAATCAGTGCACTATCCTTTAAACTCTCTGAGATGTGCTTGCCTTCCATCACCTGTGCTTCAACGGTTAAAAATAGTTTTTTTAACCCAGCATGTTTTAAAAGGCCCCTTGATAATTGCAAGGTTTCAAACAAAGAGACATGGTTTTCCAAAAGATTTGCCGCGCTTTTGGAAAAATAAAAGAGGTCTCTTTGAAAAAGGAGTGTCTTAACTAAAGGCATTTTAAAAAGAAAAGGGTAAAGGCCTTTTTTTTTGATGATAATAGTGGACATGACAAACCCGCTCAGAAGAACTACGATGAGAATAGGATAATCATGGCGCAAAAAAGATGATAGCGCAAAGACAGATTTGGATAACAAGTTTAAACTCTCTTCTTGCACAAGGTCTTGCAAAGATGGAATCGCCACAATGAGCAAAAGTAAAAGAGCTGAAAGGGAAAAGCACAAAATCACAGTAGGGTAAAGCAAAAGAGAGATGAGTTGTTTTTTCAATTTTAATTGTTTTTCTAAAAATTCAATGTAGGTTTCGATTGCTTTTTCTAGCTTTCCTGAGCTTTCTGCAGCCTTGATGGTTGTTACAAAAATGTAATCGAAACAGTTGGGATATTCACTCATCGCTTCTGATAAACGTTTGCCTGCTTTCAATTTTTCTAAAAGAGAATCTTGTAAAAATAGACGTTTTGCATTGCCTTGCTCTTTTAACATCTGCATCGATTCATACACAGGAATACCTGCTTGCAAAAGTTGTAAAAACAATTTCGCCCACTGCAACTTTTCTTCCGCCTTTAAATGTAAATGTCTGGCTTTTTTTGAAGATGTTATTTTTAAAACCACAAGATCATCTTCAAGCAGTTTTTCTTGCGCCTGCATAAGTGTTTCTGCTAAAACAAATCCTTTGATTTTTTTTCCGTCGATAGAAAGCGCTAAGTATTCAAATTGCATTACCCAACCACCC
Above is a genomic segment from Chlamydiota bacterium containing:
- the cmk gene encoding Cytidylate kinase, producing the protein MLITIDGPAGTGKSTIAQKLSELFELPYYNTGTMYRALTYKILRDKINVDDEEERKKMVSNTSIQLDNMRCFLDKKDVTKHLRKKEVDDAVSKVSAFKEVRTFIVELQRAYGKHNGIFEGRDMGTTVFPDADLKIFLNASPKIRAQRRFLEMQTKESKLEDIEKELQERDHLDTTRKISPLRQPDDAFFIDTSYLSIAEVVEKIEYYYELIEKQKQKLNKFFVFSRFLFKVLFKIFYRYKVYGKEHLSKGAAIIASHHASFIDPIFVGVASNDPIHYFARKSLFKNKLLKFIFKRIYTYPIGRGGLDLKAIKVAQNFLRDGKKIVLFPEGTRSPDGTIQPLREGAALIAIRTHTKIIPTHLIGTFKVWPKSKKFPRLFGKIVCIFGSPLDPKLWGMYGRKEAQIQITKALADKLHELDEWYKKGAKGSPP
- the dnaC gene encoding Replicative DNA helicase; translation: MSTTEKIEIKLAPHSKESEMLVLGCMLSYENALNVCADGLDDTDFYFTEHQTIFYVLKDLYKQDKPADIHLVAEELKRKKKLGTIGGVAYLIALAQYAGTSANIEEYIDIVKGKALLRRMINAAQIVEKKALADPKDVQEVLDEAQQRFFEINQKANPNAGLLVKDLLSGVRSKTHLPFLKELEGRQEEFQKKGPNESKITGLPSGFIDLDRIVNGLGASNLIILAARPAMGKTGFAINMAEKICFDLKKPVGIFSLEMSSEQIMQRMISSRSEVESEKILTGSLNGEEYQRVVDECNKMQGGTMVIDDQGGIRITDLRSRARRMKEIYDIQVLFIDYLQLISGSGHTRAIENRQMEVSEISRMLKALAKELDIPVVCLSQLSRRVEERTGHRPQMSDLRESGSIEQDADVVIFMLRPDYYDPNDRPGLTEIIVGKNRHGRTGNTEITFLPRFAQFANLAKDN
- the gspF gene encoding putative type II secretion system protein F, producing the protein MQFEYLALSIDGKKIKGFVLAETLMQAQEKLLEDDLVVLKITSSKKARHLHLKAEEKLQWAKLFLQLLQAGIPVYESMQMLKEQGNAKRLFLQDSLLEKLKAGKRLSEAMSEYPNCFDYIFVTTIKAAESSGKLEKAIETYIEFLEKQLKLKKQLISLLLYPTVILCFSLSALLLLLIVAIPSLQDLVQEESLNLLSKSVFALSSFLRHDYPILIVVLLSGFVMSTIIIKKKGLYPFLFKMPLVKTLLFQRDLFYFSKSAANLLENHVSLFETLQLSRGLLKHAGLKKLFLTVEAQVMEGKHISESLKDSALISPTLVQMLKIGEESASLHQSFSNIANMFEENMEKKLMRLMALLQPALIIFLGLFVGLIILSILMPLTNVSLDV